Proteins from a genomic interval of Asterias rubens chromosome 16, eAstRub1.3, whole genome shotgun sequence:
- the LOC117300849 gene encoding probable E3 ubiquitin-protein ligase RNF217, with product MYGIMDQGTSSGNLDATSSGITPNEATGTIQDIIQDSLAKSNLQSTSGRPKNQLRRSLSCPSNFTQICQECSGLCVCPTLHYLTKNDVKNLRRSKTVRQTKISLPSGERIHFHKRAFPNLPKTSESTHFMNLVLLDFEPRVVNDRKVLEDLTEYTECQVCYIKYRRIRQRECCGMPVCEVCIQTYIREKVNRRVVIVRCLNPACHCFIFKEEILHHLSSELFEKFLRFLAEDNSDPSQKTCPQCNRIAHFDNDVTIRSSAQRSTPDDQEVACPCGLLWCYRCQAPWHHNMTCQEYIKGDLLFKEWAKDHIRGQANAKRCPKCKVYIQRSSGCDTMTCSRCQTLFCYRCGGRYYSSKYFGNHFSRLSVFGCKYRYRPNEPIKRRMIRGVIFGCQLLAAPIWLAVVVGLGGVLLIAIGPAYAVYRFCRYFKHKRCKLRYQQRQLENALQLRLVEENTGFRTGRSASKTLTPRPATLIDLPPSPWQPY from the exons ATGTATGGCATTATGGATCAGGGAACATCTTCTGGAAACCTTGATGCAACATCATCAGGAATTACCCCAAATGAAGCGACTGGAACAATTCAAGACATAATCCAAGATTCGCTCGCAAAGTCGAATTTGCAGTCAACATCAGGTCGTCCTAAAAACCAGCTTCGTCGCAGTCTAAGCTGCCCGTCCAACTTCACTCAAATCTGCCAGGAATGCTCCGGATTATGCGTTTGCCCGACGCTTCATTATTTAACAAAGAATGATGTTAAGAATCTACGTCGCAGTAAGACAGTCCGACAAACCAAAATAAGTCTGCCTAGTGGGGAACGAATACACTTTCATAAGCGAGCATTTCCAAATTTGCCCAAAACATCAGAGAGTACACATTTTATGAATCTAGTTCTTCTTGACTTCGAACCGAGGGTCGTTAACGATCGGAAAGTCCTGGAAGATTTAACCGAATATACAGAATGTCAAGTGTGTTATATTAAGTACAGACGGATACGCCAGCGGGAATGTTGTGGGATGCCAGTGTGTGAAGTTTGCATCCAGACGTACATCAGAGAGAAGGTAAACCGTCGCGTTGTCATCGTCCGCTGCTTGAATCCCGCTTGTCACTGCTTCATCTTCAAGGAGGAGATCTTACATCACTTAAGTTCGGAGCTGTTTGAGAAGTTTTTGCGCTTCTTGGCGGAGGATAACAGCGATCCGAGTCAGAAGACGTGTCCGCAGTGTAATCGCATTGCACACTTTGATAATGACGTGACAATCAG GTCGAGTGCACAAAGATCCACACCTGATGATCAAGAGGTAGCTTGCCCCTGTGGGTTATTGTGGTGTTATCGATGCCAAGCTCCATGGCACCACAACATGACCTGCCAAGAGTACATCAAAGGTGACCTCTTATTCAAGGAATGGGCTAAAGATCACATTAGAGGTCAAGCTAATGCCAAGAGATGTCCGAAGTGTAAG GTGTACATACAGCGTAGTTCTGGGTGTGATACGATGACATGCAGCAGATGCCAGACACTATTTTGTTATCGTTGTGGAGGTCGTTACTATAGCAGCAAATACTTCGGCAACCACTTCTCCCGTTTGAGCGTGTTTGGCTGCAAGTATCGCTACCGACCTAACGAGCCAATCAAACGCAGAATGATAAGGGGAGTTATTTTTG GATGTCAACTTCTTGCTGCACCAATATGGCTGGCAGTAGTCGTTGGTTTAGGAGGTGTTCTCCTGATTGCAATCGGACCAGCCTACGCTGTTTACCGATTCTGCCGCTACTTCAAGCACAAACGATGCAAGCTTCGCTATCAACAACGCCAATTGGAGAATGCCTTACAACTGCGACTAGTTGAGGAAAATACAGGGTTTCGTACCGG ACGTTCCGCGTCTAAAACACTGACACCAAGACCAGCCACACTCATAGACCTGCCACCATCTCCATGGCAACCGTACTGA
- the LOC117301025 gene encoding uncharacterized protein LOC117301025, with protein sequence MGSSASTTSIPNRVGATKTATQNPTIKVHQPNADQKKSPKSETSSNMTEQRHSKDIENDDDDDDFLPSKKSSSDFDDDAFEKFCGEIDTVLKGHSSVIGASHRKSSVSSSVNSGAGLAGIPPTSLRREEFLNQRQLSGTFQQQQTFPLHQQEPSHHSYETQHVYPSHGKLSHLQDDQTKHKAFSNKGSHHAPSLPPPLSKKALNPVSSWKMPEELAQREQVLRNRFDDTWYADETAYVGGRNLLQGGSRDGSLMKMKRNSSLMASQDGGSRESKRKEVLSQEREGFEFSKFKAVNKKSDSKKIDKLLPATYKGYNAHMTRQGTLPSLHGGSLTSSDHSSTSTPASEIICLLLLPLLRSSSGKQLIYNPSEEDLIAYIEKEFS encoded by the exons ATGGGAAGCAGTGCAAGTACAACATCAATTCCAAATCGAGTCGGAGCAACTAAAACAGCAACTCAAAATCCCACCATTAAAGTACACCAACCAaatgctgatcagaaaaagTCGCCTAAATCTGAGACTTCGTCCAACATGACTGAACAACGCCACAGTAAAGATATCGAgaacgatgatgatgatgatgattttttaCCAAGCAAAAAATCAAGCTCTGATTTTGACGATGACGCTTTTGAGAAATTCTGCGGAGAGATTGATACTGTTCTGAAGGGGCATAGCTCAGTGATCGGAGCGTCACATAGAAAATCATCAGTTTCATCTTCTGTGAATTCCGGAGCAGGGCTAGCAGGAATTCCACCAACGTCGCTGAGGAGAGAGGAATTCCTAAATCAAAGACAATTAAGTGGGACTTTCCAACAACAGCAGACTTTTCCGTTACACCAACAAGAACCGAGTCATCATTCGTATGAAACTCAGCATGTCTACCCTAGTCACGGAAAACTATCCCATCTCCAAGACgatcaaacaaaacacaaggCTTTCTCCAACAAAGGTTCTCATCACGCACCAAGTCTCCCACCTCCGCTGTCAAAGAAAGCCTTAAACCCAGTGTCATCTTGGAAGATGCCAGAAGAGTTAGCGCAAAGAGAACAAGTTCTTAGAAACAGATTTGACGATACTTGGTATGCGGATGAAACGGCGTATGTAGGTGGGAGAAATTTACTGCAGGGGGGATCGCGAGATGGGTCGTTGATGAAGATGAAAAGGAATTCATCCCTCATGGCTagccaagatggaggcagcaggGAATCTAAACGGAAAGAGGTTCTATCACAA gAAAGGGAAGGTTTTGaattttcaaaattcaaagCAGTAAATAAAAAG TCCGACAGTAAGAAAATTGACAAACTCTTACCAGCTACCTACAAGGGATACAATGCACATATGACCCGGCAAGGAACGTTACCATCCCTGCACGGTGGTAGTTTAACCTCATCAGATCACTCCAGTACAAGCACTCCAGCAAG TGAAATAATTTGTCTTCTTTTGTTACCCCTCCTCAGGTCGTCTTCAGGCAAGCAGTTAATCTACAACCCATCAGAAGAGGATCTCATTGCTTATATTGAGAAAGAGTTCTCCTGA